A DNA window from Impatiens glandulifera chromosome 7, dImpGla2.1, whole genome shotgun sequence contains the following coding sequences:
- the LOC124910032 gene encoding RING-H2 finger protein ATL32-like: MGCIFITLKELLRRQITTAMQDQSDNRASCVSTCGINGVEIEGFPMFLYSDVKGIQTGDDDLLTMECNICLNEFEDDEMLRLLPICGHMFHPDCINTWLASHVTCPVCRDILVVPCPGQDTNTAPVTVLIQSGHDPVPVSEPCSDISGQT; encoded by the coding sequence ATGGGTTGTATCTTTATAACCTTGAAGGAGTTACTCCGTCGCCAGATCACCACAGCTATGCAGGATCAATCCGACAACAGGGCTTCATGTGTTTCTACGTGCGGAATTAATGGTGTCGAAATCGAGGGTTTTCCTATGTTTCTTTACTCGGATGTGAAGGGAATACAGACAGGGGATGATGATCTGTTAACAATGGAATGTAACATATGTTTGAATGAGTTTGAAGACGATGAGATGCTTCGTCTACTTCCGATTTGCGGTCATATGTTTCATCCAGATTGTATCAACACTTGGTTGGCGTCCCATGTTACCTGCCCGGTCTGTCGAGACATTCTCGTGGTTCCATGTCCTGGTCAAGACACAAACACCGCCCCTGTTACTGTTTTAATTCAATCTGGCCATGACCCTGTTCCTGTTAGTGAACCATGTTCTGATATTTCAGGTCAGACCTAG
- the LOC124946026 gene encoding protein DETOXIFICATION 27-like, translated as MDLGEVLIQPDGGGGGDDNHSGERLKLKNRVWIETKLLWHIVGPSIFSRIATYSMNIVTQSFVGHIGDLELASFAIANNVFIGFNFGLLLGMASALETLCGQAYGGKKYNMLGVYLQRSWIVLFSCCFLLLPLYIYATPILKLLGEPDDVAELSGSIALWLIPLHFSFAFVFPVQRFLQSQLHTAVLAWNSSIVFILHIFFSWLFIYPLDLGIVGAALALNLSWWLTFAGMFGYTLSGVCGETWTGFSIQAFSGLWEFFKLSVASGVMLCLENWYYRILLVMTGKLKNSTIEVDALSVCTSISGWEMMIPLAFFAATGVRVANELGAGNGKAARFAAINAVIQSTILGIIICVLILVFYDPLVYIFTSSSDVISAANKLAVLLGVTILLNSIQPVLSGIAVGSGWQGKVAYVNLATYYIIGLPIGLILGFVFNLGVEAIWGGMIFGGTFIQTVVLIIITALSNWDKEADKAIMHIQNWSSSGPTPRPDDEESET; from the exons ATGGATCTGGGAGAGGTTCTTATTCAACCggacggcggcggcggcggcgatgATAATCACTCCGGCGAACGGTTGAAGCTGAAGAACAGGGTATGGATCGAGACCAAATTGTTGTGGCATATAGTTGGTCCATCCATTTTCAGCAGGATTGCTACCTATTCAATGAACATTGTTACCCAATCATTTGTCGGTCACATCGGAGACCTCGAACTCGCCTCATTTGCAATCGCTAACAATGTCTTCATCGGATTCAATTTCGGTCTATTG TTGGGAATGGCAAGTGCACTTGAGACACTTTGTGGGCAAGCTTATGGGGGAAAGAAATACAACATGTTAGGAGTGTATCTTCAAAGATCATGGATTGTTCTTTTCTCATGTTGTTTTCTTCTACTTCCACTCTACATTTACGCCACGCCGATTCTAAAACTTCTAGGCGAGCCCGACGACGTGGCTGAGTTATCCGGTTCGATTGCTCTGTGGTTAATCCCTCTGCATTTCAGCTTCGCGTTTGTTTTTCCTGTCCAGCGTTTCCTCCAGAGTCAGCTGCATACCGCGGTGCTGGCTTGGAATTCTTCAATCGTTTTCattcttcatattttctttagttGGTTGTTCATTTACCCTCTTGATCTCGGCATTGTTGGGGCGGCCCTTGCCTTGAATTTGTCGTGGTGGCTCACTTTTGCCGGTATGTTCGGTTATACCTTGTCCGGTGTTTGTGGCGAGACTTGGACAGGTTTCTCAATTCAAGCGTTTTCTGGCCTCTGGGAATTTTTCAAGCTCTCTGTTGCCTCCGGCGTAATGCTctg TTTGGAGAATTGGTATTATAGGATATTATTGGTGATGACAGGAAAACTAAAGAATTCTACAATTGAAGTTGATGCACTTTCTGTCtg CACGTCTATAAGTGGATGGGAAATGATGATTCCGTTGGCTTTCTTTGCAGCAACCGG GGTTCGAGTAGCAAACGAGTTAGGAGCAGGCAATGGGAAAGCAGCTAGATTTGCAGCAATAAACGCTGTGATACAATCGACAATTCTTGGAATAATTATTTGTGTGCTCATCCTCGTCTTCTACGACCCTCTCGTCTATATTTTCACGTCGAGTTCAGATGTCATTAGCGCGGCCAACAAACTCGCAGTCCTCTTAGGAGTGACCATTCTTCTCAACAGTATCCAACCAGTTTTATCGG GTATCGCGGTTGGGTCTGGCTGGCAAGGAAAAGTGGCTTACGTAAACTTGGCTACCTACTATATTATTGGGCTTCCTATTGGGCTTATTCTTGGGTTTGTCTTTAACTTGGGTGTTgag GCTATCTGGGGCGGGATGATATTCGGGGGAACTTTCATACAAACCGTCGTACTGATTATCATAACTGCACTCTCCAATTGGGACAAAGAG GCAGACAAAGCTATTATGCATATTCAGAATTGGTCAAGTTCCGGTCCAACTCCAAGGCCGGATGACGAAGAATCAGAaacctaa